In one Pseudomonas sp. Bout1 genomic region, the following are encoded:
- a CDS encoding uroporphyrinogen-III C-methyltransferase, with protein MSETALPKDEAQPALDAPVETPVTTAPRRGNGLAIVALLLGAAGVAAGGWGIWQVRALQASSQQQLGQVQTLDDQSQSLKQSQQQLSARLGQLPGAEELEERRRLVAQLQGDQQRLSQRLETVLGASRQDWRLAEAEHLIRLASLRLSALQDINSAQALVQGADEILREQSDPGSYAAREQLAKSLAALRSVEQPDRTGLYLQLAALRDQVVQLAAIAPEYQLPEAASEGRPTTDTDNRWSQWWEQISRYFRIDFNPDDNIRPLLAGQGLNQVRLALSLALEQAQWAALNGEPAVYARSLGEARSVLQDNFNQDNPQSKNMLARIAELEPKAVSVVTPDLAASLAAVQAYLDRRHLSAEEAKASAGKPATQE; from the coding sequence GTGAGCGAAACAGCCTTGCCTAAAGATGAAGCTCAACCCGCGCTTGATGCGCCTGTTGAGACACCGGTTACCACCGCCCCGCGCCGTGGCAACGGCCTGGCCATCGTCGCCTTGTTGCTCGGCGCCGCCGGCGTTGCCGCCGGTGGCTGGGGGATCTGGCAGGTCCGCGCACTGCAGGCGAGCAGCCAGCAACAGCTGGGCCAGGTGCAAACCCTGGACGACCAATCCCAGAGCCTCAAGCAGAGCCAGCAGCAGCTGTCGGCACGCCTGGGGCAACTGCCGGGCGCTGAGGAGCTGGAAGAGCGCCGTCGTCTGGTGGCGCAATTGCAGGGCGACCAACAGCGCTTGAGCCAACGCCTGGAAACCGTGCTGGGTGCCAGCCGCCAGGACTGGCGCCTGGCCGAAGCCGAACACCTGATCCGCCTGGCCAGCCTGCGTCTTTCTGCCTTGCAGGACATCAACAGCGCTCAAGCGCTGGTCCAGGGCGCTGACGAAATCCTTCGCGAACAGAGTGACCCGGGCTCCTACGCCGCCCGTGAGCAATTGGCCAAGAGCCTCGCCGCGTTGCGCAGTGTGGAACAACCGGATCGTACCGGGTTGTACCTGCAGCTGGCCGCACTGCGCGATCAGGTTGTGCAACTGGCAGCCATCGCCCCGGAATACCAACTCCCGGAAGCCGCCAGCGAGGGCCGTCCGACTACTGATACGGATAACCGCTGGAGTCAGTGGTGGGAACAGATCTCGCGGTACTTCCGTATCGACTTCAACCCGGATGACAACATTCGTCCGTTGCTGGCAGGGCAAGGTTTGAACCAGGTGCGCCTGGCCCTGAGCCTGGCGCTGGAGCAAGCGCAATGGGCGGCGCTCAACGGTGAGCCGGCAGTGTACGCCCGGTCGCTGGGCGAGGCTCGCAGCGTGTTGCAGGACAACTTCAATCAAGACAACCCGCAAAGCAAAAACATGCTGGCCCGTATTGCCGAGCTTGAGCCCAAGGCCGTCTCGGTGGTGACGCCGGACCTGGCCGCGAGTCTGGCCGCCGTGCAGGCTTACCTTGACCGTCGCCACCTGTCTGCCGAGGAAGCCAAGGCTTCCGCTGGCAAACCGG
- a CDS encoding uroporphyrinogen-III synthase: MTQWRVLLTRPAKESAALAATLSEEGFFGSSLPLLEIEALPVTPEQQAAFRELDRYCAVIVVSKPAARLGLQLLAQHWPQPPDLPWFSVGAATAQVLADYGLGVSYPQDGDDSEALLQLATLRKAIARPGARVLILRGEGGRELLTERLREQGASVDYLELYRRFLPDYDGATLTQRINVERLNGVVVSSGQGFLHLQALAGIDWPQVAQLPLFVPSPRVAEMARAAGAQKVVDCRGASAAALLVALRSFSVPTL, encoded by the coding sequence GTGACGCAATGGCGTGTGCTGCTGACGCGGCCTGCCAAGGAGTCGGCAGCCCTGGCGGCGACGTTATCCGAAGAAGGGTTTTTCGGCAGCAGCCTGCCGCTGCTGGAGATCGAAGCGCTGCCCGTCACGCCGGAACAGCAAGCAGCTTTTCGCGAGCTCGATCGCTATTGCGCAGTGATTGTGGTGAGCAAACCAGCGGCGCGCCTGGGCTTGCAGTTATTGGCTCAACACTGGCCACAACCACCAGACTTGCCCTGGTTCAGTGTGGGCGCCGCTACGGCGCAGGTATTGGCCGACTACGGCCTCGGCGTCAGTTATCCCCAGGACGGCGACGACAGTGAAGCCTTGCTACAGCTGGCGACCTTGCGCAAGGCTATCGCGCGGCCTGGTGCACGGGTGCTGATCCTGCGGGGCGAGGGCGGGCGCGAGCTGCTGACTGAGCGTTTACGCGAGCAAGGTGCTAGTGTCGACTATCTGGAGTTGTATCGCCGTTTCCTGCCGGACTACGACGGTGCAACCCTGACCCAACGCATAAACGTGGAACGCTTGAACGGCGTGGTGGTCAGCAGTGGGCAGGGTTTTTTACACCTGCAAGCCCTGGCCGGCATAGATTGGCCCCAGGTGGCACAGCTGCCGTTGTTCGTGCCCAGCCCGCGAGTCGCCGAGATGGCGCGTGCTGCTGGCGCGCAAAAAGTTGTGGATTGTCGTGGCGCGAGTGCCGCGGCTTTGTTAGTGGCGTTACGGAGCTTTTCCGTTCCCACTCTCTAA
- the hemC gene encoding hydroxymethylbilane synthase, which translates to MSSREIRIATRKSALALWQAEYVKARLEQAHPGLTVSLVPMVSRGDKLLDSPLSKIGGKGLFVKELETALLEHEADIAVHSMKDVPMDFPEGLGLFCICEREDPRDAFVSNTYASLDELPLGSVVGTSSLRRQSQLLTRRPDLQIRFLRGNVNTRLAKLDAGEYDAIILAAAGLIRLGFEDRITSAISVEDSLPAGGQGAVGIECRTADSEIHALLKPLDHHETEIRVTAERALNKHLNGGCQVPIACYAVLEGENLWLRGLVGDPSGGLLLTAEIRGPQSEANSLGIQVAEALLEKGAGAILQAVYGEAGPQ; encoded by the coding sequence ATGTCCTCTCGCGAAATCCGCATCGCCACCCGTAAAAGCGCCCTGGCCTTATGGCAGGCCGAGTACGTCAAAGCACGTCTTGAACAGGCCCATCCCGGCCTCACGGTGTCCCTGGTGCCCATGGTCAGTCGCGGCGACAAGCTGCTTGATTCGCCACTGTCGAAAATCGGCGGCAAGGGCCTGTTCGTCAAGGAACTGGAAACCGCGCTGCTGGAGCACGAAGCCGACATCGCCGTGCATTCGATGAAAGACGTGCCCATGGACTTCCCTGAAGGCCTGGGCCTGTTTTGCATCTGCGAGCGCGAAGACCCGCGCGACGCCTTCGTGTCCAATACCTACGCGTCACTGGATGAACTGCCGCTGGGCAGCGTCGTCGGTACCTCCAGCCTGCGTCGCCAGTCGCAGTTGCTGACCCGCCGCCCAGACCTGCAAATCCGCTTCTTGCGAGGCAACGTCAACACCCGCCTGGCCAAGCTGGACGCCGGTGAGTATGACGCGATTATTCTCGCGGCAGCCGGCCTGATCCGCCTGGGTTTTGAAGACCGCATTACCTCGGCCATCAGCGTCGAAGACAGCTTGCCGGCGGGCGGGCAGGGCGCTGTGGGCATCGAATGCCGCACCGCCGACAGCGAAATTCACGCACTGCTCAAACCCCTGGATCACCACGAAACCGAAATTCGCGTCACCGCCGAACGCGCCCTGAACAAGCACCTCAACGGTGGCTGCCAGGTGCCAATCGCCTGCTATGCCGTGCTTGAAGGCGAGAACCTCTGGCTGCGTGGGCTGGTGGGCGACCCGAGTGGTGGTTTGCTGCTCACCGCCGAGATTCGCGGGCCGCAAAGCGAGGCCAACAGCCTGGGTATCCAGGTTGCCGAGGCGCTGCTGGAAAAAGGCGCCGGAGCCATTCTGCAAGCGGTGTACGGCGAGGCCGGCCCGCAGTGA
- a CDS encoding LytTR family DNA-binding domain-containing protein: MNVLIVDDEPQARERLSRLVSELEGYNVLEPSATSGEEALALIDSLKPDVVLLDIRMPGLDGLQVAARLSERESPPSVVLCASQDEFSSEALDASGASFLVKPINADALLRALKKAERPNRVQLAALTQPAAQGGSGPRSHISARTRKGIELIPLDQVVYFIADHKYVTLRHEAGEVLLDEPLKALEDEFGDRFVRIHRNALVARERIERLQRTPLGHFQLFLKGLNGDALIVSRRHVAGVRKMMQQL, from the coding sequence ATGAATGTCCTGATCGTTGATGACGAACCCCAAGCCCGCGAGCGACTGAGCCGTTTGGTCAGTGAACTCGAGGGTTACAACGTCCTTGAGCCGAGCGCCACCAGTGGCGAGGAAGCCTTGGCCCTTATTGACAGCCTCAAGCCGGACGTCGTGTTACTCGATATCCGCATGCCGGGCCTTGATGGCTTGCAGGTGGCCGCCCGCCTGAGCGAGCGAGAGTCGCCGCCTTCGGTGGTGCTGTGCGCCTCTCAGGACGAGTTCTCTTCCGAGGCCCTGGATGCCAGCGGTGCCAGTTTCCTGGTCAAGCCGATCAATGCCGATGCATTGCTTCGTGCCTTGAAAAAGGCCGAGCGTCCCAATCGCGTCCAACTGGCTGCCTTGACCCAGCCCGCAGCCCAGGGCGGCAGCGGGCCGCGCAGCCATATCAGCGCCCGCACCCGCAAGGGCATCGAACTGATTCCCCTGGACCAGGTGGTGTATTTCATTGCCGATCACAAGTACGTGACCTTGCGTCACGAGGCCGGTGAGGTGCTGCTCGATGAGCCGCTCAAGGCGTTGGAAGACGAATTTGGCGACCGCTTTGTGCGTATCCACCGCAATGCACTGGTGGCACGCGAGCGCATCGAGCGCCTGCAGCGCACGCCGCTTGGGCACTTTCAGTTGTTCCTGAAGGGCCTCAACGGCGACGCCTTGATTGTCAGCCGGCGCCACGTCGCTGGTGTGCGCAAGATGATGCAGCAGCTTTAG